One genomic region from Rhodococcus sp. SBT000017 encodes:
- a CDS encoding TauD/TfdA family dioxygenase, whose translation MTTTTSTAIDVGADATAWIDSHLIELREILTTEGVLRLRGLGEAVREFDAITETVTGAAPLEYHGGATPRTRIDRNVYSSTDFPSEYAIDLHSEMAYSRTWPLYLAFCCAQPPRSGGATPLASTVAIAERIPSTLAERLRLLGIRYRRAFHPLLGTDWRSAYGVNDEAELLDAAARRGEDVRIDGDVVTSSWTLPAYRDSEGGVESWFNQMVAFNVRTLPSGVREDLLDVVGEDGIPKNTLLGDGTPFVESDISAVRDAVDATSTAVPWAAGDLTIVDNRRFAHGRQPYTGSREVRVCMTGEGSWV comes from the coding sequence TTGACCACCACCACCAGCACGGCGATCGACGTCGGGGCCGACGCGACCGCGTGGATCGATTCCCATCTGATCGAACTCCGCGAGATTCTCACGACCGAGGGCGTGCTGCGGCTGCGCGGTCTCGGAGAGGCAGTTCGCGAGTTCGACGCGATCACCGAAACCGTGACGGGCGCTGCGCCACTCGAGTACCACGGCGGCGCAACGCCGCGTACCCGAATCGATCGAAACGTGTACTCGTCCACGGATTTCCCGTCCGAGTATGCGATCGATCTGCACTCGGAGATGGCGTACTCGCGTACCTGGCCGCTCTACCTCGCATTCTGCTGTGCGCAGCCTCCACGTTCGGGCGGGGCCACTCCGCTTGCATCGACTGTGGCGATCGCCGAGCGAATTCCGAGCACGCTTGCCGAGCGGCTCCGTCTCCTCGGCATCCGGTACCGGCGCGCCTTTCACCCGCTGCTCGGCACCGACTGGCGCAGCGCATACGGCGTGAACGACGAGGCCGAGCTTCTCGACGCTGCCGCCCGACGCGGAGAGGACGTGCGCATCGACGGTGACGTCGTCACGTCGTCGTGGACCCTGCCTGCGTACCGAGACAGCGAGGGCGGCGTCGAGTCGTGGTTCAACCAGATGGTCGCGTTCAACGTGCGCACGCTGCCGTCAGGGGTGCGAGAGGACTTGCTCGACGTCGTGGGTGAGGACGGAATTCCCAAGAACACTCTGCTCGGTGACGGCACGCCGTTCGTCGAATCCGACATCAGCGCGGTACGTGATGCGGTCGACGCGACATCGACCGCTGTGCCCTGGGCGGCAGGAGATCTGACCATCGTCGACAATCGCCGCTTCGCACACGGACGGCAGCCG
- a CDS encoding AMP-binding protein, whose translation MNRLTAAQSAMLFDQIAEPTDVGNNVVASVIVASAASAAAHRSAWEDALRRHPVLTSRIVAHDSGFRFQTADGSMSVDVAQVPDVRDRSVREDLALRAMQPFDLFAGPLVRAAVRCDGHRAVVSLVVHHILIDVASAPLILNEYFANLRALEFGEPGTTIDPGANFEQFVDAEQAYLRSADAEADRAYWRAAVEGYSNDPLADLPTSTDPAHDPLEPFVRFEAEPDVADALRAHAKSAAVSPAALFLAAFQRALAAVSTSSAADIAVGMPVLQRDERHLTTLGSFTQLAVARSRVGLSFDDDLRAAGAAIAGARRHGRLPLSEYAQYADEPAHLTRTTFLYEPSHLAFGTAFVLGDRWEFDLSDYRANPYPVPSQTGQFDLRFQVGLVHGRYVCAVHFGPRHHRAAVLIAEHIRDDLQRLSGPASIAFVEPGRFGSGWVHPADREPAPPPADVIARIGDIARSHPNRSAVSSGSDRLNYADLWHSASRVARLLSGRRGEIVAVSMPKEPDTVAAMLGVMLSGNAFVVVDPMYPEQRRAIMLAGLDVVVVATGTRGAIPETFAGAVIEHGGAVGSPTAGALPIPDRTPPTRAAYAVHTSGSTGRPKRVLVGRTALAYSTAARDVVYDEEPQRFLHLSSLSFDSAYAGLFWTLVRGGELLLVDTGEPRSTAELADIVAHRGVTHVLAIPSLYEALLDESASLFSLRQVIVAGEECTEALVDRHHARLPGATLTNEYGPSESAIWSTADHVAASEPVTIGRAVPGIGTRVVDESGRPVPAGTPGELHLTGTLAYGYDGDPRATADKFRPDPWGTGGRRVYATGDRVRIGSDGRLLFDGRVDEQFKISGFRIEPREVEAVVRRITGHQCVAGVATGPGGRRDLVIAVDDAVFADVDVEAMLSRIREEVPAHLAPRAVRVVESIPRNVNGKVDRRAVAALLSEVAVPTTERDAADVPSTDTDGLLLDAVRRALSREVDASRTFVEHGGDSIAAMRVVGFLHRRGVQLSPRRLLAPVPLRELSLVAGQEVVPSVRPTGDRTDALATSRAQRAMLLQTAQASSPGVYVEQLVLELSGDVDVVRLAAAWRAVFEAFPVLGAHATAAPYLTLDTGRAGTVPIDVRHEVVNWTDVLTEDRARGFTLPVDPLSRVLIAPHAEGVRVLWTHHHAIADGWSLPVIVGGLAAAYRSGDVGERQAGFESSADESVAAHRSSARPLVERLTSPTELELGATRTHTITPPVDLDVVADRLGITEAALVNTVWSLVLGSVFGVQTVEHGMVGSGRYIGTPGMDRAVGMFVRIDPITSTWTDVTELADLGALVADQVAAAMDGPVATGWAPETLVVVENYPLDPSALSFGPGIETASVELVEQTEFALVLQYRTWPTSALHLHVDTTRVSPAAAGAVARRVRAVLSGLATATGDTPVAAILAAPVHREIDHAVEQAVSMVERFAENARNHPAQVALVDGRVRSTYAELDELRRDDAARLRAVGVAPGHVVAVHAPASVSLARTLLAIVTVGATWLVVDDDLPAQRIDAMLARSGAHWSLVPGERAVRSTVALPPSSGASSADHLAYLIFTSGTTGEPKVIAVEHGALARHLSGTCSRFDYRPTDVVLVFGSVAFDASLEQLLGALYVGATAVGRPKDIVAPTELAQFLKDFAVTVFNPPTGYWTQFTSAALPPTVRTVIVGGEALPAWATRVPDGVALWNAYGPTEAVVTALAHRVDGRAIDPLPIGTSQPGRGAAVLGPDLLQVADGVIGEIWLTGILAAGYLGDPRSTADAFRPNSVTGASAGERMYRTADLGFRAADGSITFVGRVDRQAKVRGYRVDPAEIETAAVAVDGVVSARALLVAPSDGVAVRIECVVVVRDRDARSVRAAMGTTLPAHLVPSRVHVVPELPLTRNGKVDDVALRTRILAGTSAVGDPGDAADIDGIVTSAVREVLGVTDRNVGFVSAGGDSLRALELSAIVRRSGVVLDVRVALADGTVDALVATASVDPSAMADGTQPNRSRLLPPAVHWFSDRVSSEPIAQWNMAIRLDLDFLPDSAHVDAAVAEVLRVHPMLRVRLEETDSVREFVLTEACPVLFFFDTVEHEVTNACKRVFNRLTGRVGIDNGTPIGFGVVRAMDSGAATIIVLAHHLVMDVVSLHIVAGDLIEAIAHGNDGARLPSERTSVHEWVQWLASDASAPGAYERCRAAYRGLTPTGADAGRVDPGTEGDAVSVHRSVPAAVIDAATAAIGASVEEILQSAAVTAYAETAGASPVVIEVETHGRELDAEGIDLTRTVGWFTGLSAVPVHPATPGEQIAEIRSRRTCLGATGQLPTVLRYVLGSDPCPGLRPHVGVNYVGRLDADRTGSAGAYGEGHLRAAHAARPVAVQIDAWFRGGEFVVAVEHVDGESAELVADAIVAAVTAATTARPIAVEAGLCAIDLRGNTIDDVLASGPVEALAPLTEVQEAMYLRSGSDPAAAYVEQIVLRLPDGVEVDRLCAAVRSAVAVMPLLRGDIVWEGLADPILVVRAHAEPVFVSDTLDAGIEVDSLAHGSALFRATISNGALALTFHHLVADGWTVRMLLQHINDHYFDRPVPTDADHRMLLHMVVSANRHRPPSLDRSPATLLPPLDPDAPAAGHGNIDLTRSVEPGAARQLRRAAARRGVTLASLAHAGWALLLGRSGRHVRFGSVGQHRPAGHDDAPGMYIETRTLDVRLPADVDVLLKSMHSALRTEAESDVHEHDPNDAVTAGVGAMYETAVIVDDARGTGSAAEFLGRPVDVLSTRERTGLALTVSVIDHGGASGIEVTLNCDLEQVTEQDGHRILCDLLAILAELAEPADSTDRRVPDLPISTTADSAPRSTR comes from the coding sequence ATGAATCGATTGACCGCCGCTCAGTCGGCGATGCTGTTCGACCAGATCGCCGAACCCACGGATGTGGGGAACAACGTCGTGGCGTCGGTGATCGTTGCGAGTGCGGCATCGGCGGCCGCGCACCGATCGGCGTGGGAGGACGCACTGCGACGGCACCCGGTTCTGACGAGCCGAATTGTGGCTCACGACAGCGGGTTCCGATTCCAGACGGCCGACGGGTCGATGTCGGTCGACGTTGCTCAGGTGCCCGATGTGCGTGACCGGAGTGTGCGAGAGGACCTCGCGCTTCGTGCGATGCAACCGTTCGACCTGTTCGCCGGCCCCCTCGTCCGCGCGGCGGTCCGTTGTGACGGGCACCGTGCCGTGGTGTCGCTGGTGGTCCATCACATCTTGATCGACGTCGCGAGCGCACCACTGATTCTCAACGAATACTTCGCGAACCTGCGAGCGCTCGAATTCGGCGAACCGGGAACGACGATCGATCCAGGAGCGAACTTCGAGCAGTTCGTCGATGCCGAGCAGGCCTACCTGCGATCCGCCGACGCGGAAGCAGATCGAGCGTACTGGCGTGCTGCAGTCGAGGGCTACTCGAACGATCCGCTGGCCGATCTGCCGACCTCGACCGACCCCGCTCACGACCCTCTCGAACCGTTCGTGCGTTTCGAGGCCGAGCCCGACGTCGCCGACGCTCTTCGCGCACATGCGAAGTCCGCCGCGGTGTCGCCGGCCGCACTGTTCCTCGCAGCCTTCCAGCGCGCTCTCGCCGCCGTCTCGACCTCCAGCGCCGCCGACATCGCTGTCGGAATGCCGGTGCTGCAGCGCGACGAACGACATCTGACGACGCTGGGCAGCTTCACCCAACTCGCAGTGGCGCGTTCGCGTGTGGGGCTCTCGTTCGACGACGACCTTCGGGCAGCAGGCGCGGCCATTGCGGGTGCCAGGCGCCACGGACGCCTTCCGCTCTCGGAGTACGCACAGTACGCCGACGAACCGGCACACCTGACTCGCACCACCTTTCTCTACGAGCCGTCACATCTGGCGTTCGGCACTGCCTTCGTTCTCGGCGATCGATGGGAATTCGATCTGTCGGATTATCGGGCGAACCCGTATCCGGTGCCCTCTCAGACCGGCCAATTCGATCTGAGATTCCAGGTCGGACTGGTGCACGGAAGATATGTCTGTGCAGTGCATTTCGGACCGCGGCATCACCGTGCCGCAGTGCTGATCGCCGAACACATCCGAGACGATCTCCAGCGCCTATCGGGACCGGCGTCCATCGCTTTCGTCGAACCGGGTCGCTTCGGTTCGGGTTGGGTGCATCCGGCCGATCGCGAGCCTGCTCCGCCACCTGCCGATGTGATCGCACGAATCGGAGACATCGCGCGTTCGCACCCCAACCGTTCCGCAGTGTCGTCCGGTTCGGACCGGCTGAATTACGCAGACCTGTGGCATTCGGCGAGTCGGGTGGCCCGCCTGCTGAGCGGTCGACGGGGCGAGATCGTGGCCGTGTCGATGCCGAAAGAGCCCGACACGGTGGCCGCAATGCTCGGGGTGATGTTGTCCGGCAACGCTTTCGTCGTCGTGGACCCGATGTATCCCGAGCAGCGCCGTGCCATCATGCTCGCCGGCCTCGACGTGGTCGTCGTCGCGACCGGTACGAGGGGCGCGATTCCCGAGACGTTCGCAGGGGCCGTCATCGAACACGGCGGTGCGGTCGGGAGTCCCACGGCCGGTGCGCTTCCGATACCGGACCGCACACCTCCGACGCGTGCTGCATACGCCGTGCACACCTCGGGATCGACCGGACGGCCGAAAAGGGTGCTCGTCGGTCGCACAGCTCTGGCGTACTCCACGGCTGCCCGCGATGTCGTGTACGACGAAGAGCCGCAACGCTTTCTGCACCTGTCGTCGCTGTCGTTCGACAGTGCATACGCCGGTCTGTTCTGGACGTTGGTGCGGGGCGGTGAGCTGTTGCTCGTCGACACCGGGGAACCGCGCTCGACCGCAGAACTGGCCGATATCGTCGCCCATCGGGGTGTCACCCACGTACTTGCCATCCCGTCGCTGTACGAGGCACTGCTCGACGAGTCCGCGAGCCTGTTCTCGCTGCGACAGGTGATCGTCGCGGGCGAGGAGTGCACCGAGGCTCTGGTCGATCGACACCATGCGAGACTTCCCGGTGCCACACTGACCAACGAGTACGGCCCGTCCGAAAGTGCGATCTGGTCGACCGCCGATCACGTCGCGGCGAGTGAGCCGGTCACGATCGGGCGAGCAGTCCCCGGTATCGGTACTCGCGTGGTCGACGAGTCCGGTCGCCCGGTCCCGGCAGGCACGCCAGGAGAACTTCACCTGACCGGCACACTGGCCTACGGATACGACGGCGACCCGCGCGCGACGGCCGACAAGTTTCGGCCCGATCCGTGGGGGACCGGCGGACGGCGGGTGTACGCAACCGGGGATCGAGTGCGGATCGGATCCGACGGTCGGCTGTTGTTCGACGGCCGAGTCGACGAGCAATTCAAGATTTCCGGGTTTCGTATCGAACCGCGCGAGGTCGAAGCGGTGGTGCGTCGGATCACCGGGCATCAGTGCGTCGCGGGTGTCGCGACGGGGCCTGGTGGACGCCGCGACCTCGTCATCGCCGTCGACGATGCCGTGTTCGCAGACGTGGATGTCGAAGCGATGCTCTCGCGCATTCGCGAGGAGGTGCCTGCACATCTCGCGCCGCGCGCTGTGCGGGTCGTCGAGTCCATCCCGCGCAATGTCAACGGCAAGGTGGACAGGCGTGCGGTTGCGGCATTGTTGTCCGAGGTCGCGGTCCCGACGACCGAGCGCGATGCGGCCGATGTGCCCTCCACCGACACCGACGGCCTACTCCTGGATGCGGTTCGGCGTGCGTTGTCGCGAGAGGTCGACGCGAGTCGAACGTTCGTCGAGCACGGCGGTGACTCGATCGCCGCTATGCGGGTCGTGGGATTTTTGCACCGACGGGGTGTGCAGCTGTCACCGCGCCGACTTCTGGCACCGGTACCGCTACGCGAACTGTCGCTCGTCGCCGGACAGGAGGTGGTTCCCTCGGTCCGGCCCACAGGCGATCGGACGGATGCGCTCGCCACCAGCCGTGCTCAACGAGCGATGCTGCTGCAGACCGCGCAGGCGTCGTCCCCGGGGGTCTACGTCGAGCAGTTGGTGCTCGAACTGTCGGGTGATGTCGACGTGGTCCGGCTCGCCGCCGCGTGGCGAGCCGTGTTCGAGGCCTTCCCAGTCCTCGGTGCGCACGCCACTGCGGCCCCGTACCTCACCCTCGACACCGGACGAGCAGGCACCGTTCCGATCGACGTCCGCCACGAGGTCGTGAATTGGACCGACGTGCTGACCGAAGATCGTGCGCGCGGCTTCACCCTGCCGGTCGACCCGCTCTCGCGGGTGCTGATTGCGCCGCACGCGGAAGGTGTGCGGGTCCTGTGGACTCATCACCACGCAATCGCCGACGGTTGGTCCCTTCCGGTGATAGTCGGCGGCCTCGCGGCCGCGTATCGCTCGGGCGACGTCGGCGAAAGACAAGCCGGATTCGAGTCGTCGGCGGACGAGTCCGTTGCCGCCCATCGATCGAGTGCACGCCCTCTGGTGGAGAGGCTGACCTCGCCGACGGAGCTCGAACTCGGTGCCACCCGGACCCACACCATCACTCCACCAGTCGATCTCGATGTCGTGGCCGACCGACTCGGCATCACGGAGGCCGCACTGGTCAACACGGTGTGGTCGCTGGTGCTCGGAAGTGTCTTCGGAGTGCAGACCGTCGAGCACGGCATGGTCGGCAGCGGCCGTTACATCGGTACACCGGGGATGGATCGCGCGGTGGGGATGTTCGTGCGGATCGACCCGATCACCTCGACGTGGACCGACGTCACCGAACTCGCCGACCTCGGTGCTCTGGTCGCCGATCAGGTGGCCGCCGCAATGGACGGACCTGTTGCCACCGGGTGGGCACCGGAGACCCTCGTTGTCGTCGAGAACTATCCCCTCGATCCGTCGGCGCTCTCGTTCGGACCAGGGATCGAGACGGCATCGGTGGAGCTCGTCGAACAGACCGAGTTCGCACTGGTTCTGCAGTACCGGACATGGCCGACGAGCGCGCTGCATCTGCACGTCGACACCACGAGGGTCTCGCCGGCAGCCGCAGGAGCCGTGGCTCGACGAGTTCGAGCCGTGCTCTCGGGGCTCGCGACTGCCACGGGTGATACTCCGGTGGCGGCGATCCTCGCCGCCCCCGTGCACCGAGAGATCGATCACGCTGTCGAACAAGCGGTTTCGATGGTCGAGAGATTCGCCGAGAACGCGCGGAACCATCCCGCTCAGGTCGCCCTGGTCGACGGTCGCGTCCGCTCGACCTACGCCGAACTGGACGAGCTTCGTAGAGACGACGCGGCTCGATTGCGTGCCGTCGGTGTCGCGCCAGGGCACGTGGTGGCCGTGCACGCACCGGCGTCCGTGTCGCTGGCCCGTACGCTTCTCGCGATCGTGACCGTGGGTGCCACCTGGCTGGTCGTCGACGACGACCTTCCGGCCCAGCGAATCGACGCCATGCTCGCCCGATCCGGTGCGCACTGGTCGTTGGTGCCGGGCGAGCGGGCCGTGCGGTCGACCGTGGCGCTGCCGCCGAGTTCCGGGGCGAGCTCGGCCGATCATCTCGCATACCTGATCTTCACGTCCGGCACCACCGGTGAGCCCAAGGTGATCGCTGTGGAGCACGGCGCACTTGCTCGCCATCTTTCCGGTACGTGCTCGCGTTTCGACTATCGGCCGACCGACGTCGTGTTGGTGTTCGGCTCCGTGGCGTTCGATGCGTCGCTCGAACAGTTGTTGGGTGCACTGTATGTCGGTGCTACGGCGGTGGGCAGACCGAAGGACATCGTTGCGCCGACCGAACTCGCACAGTTCCTGAAGGACTTCGCCGTCACTGTGTTCAACCCGCCCACGGGCTATTGGACCCAGTTCACCTCCGCTGCGCTGCCCCCGACCGTGCGCACGGTCATCGTCGGTGGAGAGGCGTTGCCGGCGTGGGCAACTCGCGTACCGGACGGGGTGGCGCTCTGGAACGCGTACGGCCCGACGGAGGCGGTGGTGACGGCGCTCGCCCACCGCGTCGACGGCCGGGCGATCGATCCACTCCCGATCGGAACGTCGCAGCCGGGCCGCGGTGCGGCGGTCCTCGGCCCCGATCTGCTGCAGGTCGCCGACGGCGTGATCGGCGAGATCTGGCTGACCGGCATTCTGGCCGCAGGCTATCTGGGAGACCCCCGAAGTACGGCCGATGCGTTCCGGCCGAACTCGGTCACCGGAGCATCGGCGGGCGAACGGATGTATCGCACTGCAGATCTCGGCTTCAGGGCTGCCGACGGTTCCATCACGTTCGTCGGCCGGGTCGACCGTCAGGCGAAGGTCCGAGGATACCGAGTCGATCCGGCCGAGATCGAGACCGCGGCGGTTGCAGTGGACGGCGTGGTCTCGGCGCGCGCACTGCTCGTAGCACCCAGCGACGGTGTGGCGGTGCGCATCGAATGCGTTGTCGTGGTTCGAGACAGGGACGCTCGGTCCGTTCGTGCGGCAATGGGAACCACCCTGCCTGCCCATCTGGTGCCGTCGCGTGTGCACGTGGTCCCCGAGTTGCCGCTGACCCGAAACGGGAAAGTGGACGACGTCGCGTTGCGGACTCGGATTCTCGCCGGTACCTCAGCCGTGGGTGACCCCGGCGACGCCGCCGACATCGACGGGATCGTCACCTCGGCGGTGCGGGAGGTTCTCGGAGTCACCGATCGAAACGTCGGGTTCGTCTCCGCCGGAGGCGATTCGCTGCGTGCGCTGGAACTGTCGGCGATAGTGCGGCGCAGCGGTGTCGTACTCGACGTACGGGTAGCCCTCGCCGACGGCACCGTCGATGCCCTGGTGGCAACCGCATCCGTCGACCCGTCTGCCATGGCCGACGGTACCCAGCCGAATCGCAGCAGACTCCTACCGCCGGCAGTGCACTGGTTCAGCGATCGCGTGTCGAGCGAGCCGATCGCGCAGTGGAACATGGCAATTCGGCTCGATCTGGACTTCCTGCCGGACAGTGCCCACGTGGACGCGGCAGTAGCGGAGGTGCTTCGCGTACACCCGATGCTTCGCGTCCGACTCGAAGAAACGGACTCGGTTCGGGAGTTCGTTCTCACGGAGGCATGCCCTGTTCTGTTCTTCTTCGACACGGTCGAACACGAAGTGACGAACGCGTGCAAGCGGGTGTTCAACCGGTTGACCGGCCGAGTCGGCATCGACAACGGCACACCGATCGGTTTCGGTGTCGTCCGAGCTATGGACTCGGGTGCGGCCACGATCATCGTGCTGGCGCATCACCTGGTCATGGATGTCGTGTCCCTGCACATCGTTGCGGGCGACCTGATCGAGGCCATCGCTCACGGCAACGACGGCGCTCGTCTTCCGTCCGAGCGCACCAGCGTTCACGAGTGGGTGCAATGGCTGGCCTCCGACGCGAGCGCGCCCGGTGCGTACGAGCGATGCCGCGCGGCCTATCGAGGACTGACGCCGACAGGCGCTGATGCCGGACGCGTCGACCCGGGCACCGAGGGCGACGCGGTCTCGGTGCACCGAAGTGTTCCCGCAGCGGTGATCGACGCGGCGACGGCAGCGATCGGCGCCAGCGTCGAGGAGATCCTGCAGTCGGCGGCGGTCACGGCGTACGCCGAGACAGCAGGCGCATCGCCGGTCGTCATCGAAGTCGAGACGCACGGACGTGAGCTCGATGCGGAGGGTATCGATCTCACCCGAACCGTCGGGTGGTTCACCGGACTGTCCGCGGTTCCGGTGCACCCCGCGACACCGGGCGAGCAGATCGCCGAGATCCGCTCGAGAAGAACGTGTCTCGGCGCGACCGGCCAGCTGCCCACGGTCCTGCGGTACGTCCTCGGGTCGGATCCGTGCCCGGGACTGCGTCCACACGTCGGCGTGAACTACGTCGGGAGGCTCGACGCCGATCGGACGGGCTCGGCGGGTGCGTACGGCGAGGGGCACCTGCGTGCCGCGCACGCTGCGCGACCGGTCGCCGTACAGATCGACGCCTGGTTCAGAGGCGGGGAATTCGTCGTGGCGGTCGAACACGTGGACGGGGAGTCGGCGGAACTGGTCGCGGATGCGATCGTCGCGGCGGTGACAGCCGCGACGACGGCCCGGCCGATTGCGGTCGAGGCAGGACTGTGTGCGATCGATCTGCGCGGCAACACGATCGACGACGTACTTGCTTCCGGGCCTGTCGAGGCCCTCGCGCCGCTCACCGAAGTTCAGGAGGCGATGTACCTGCGCAGCGGTTCCGATCCCGCTGCTGCGTACGTCGAGCAGATCGTCCTGAGACTGCCGGACGGCGTGGAGGTCGACCGGTTGTGCGCAGCCGTCCGATCCGCGGTCGCGGTGATGCCCCTTCTACGCGGCGACATCGTATGGGAGGGGCTCGCCGATCCCATCCTGGTGGTGCGAGCGCACGCCGAACCGGTCTTCGTGTCCGACACCCTCGATGCCGGGATCGAAGTCGATTCTCTTGCACACGGTTCGGCGCTCTTTCGGGCCACCATCTCGAACGGTGCACTGGCCCTGACCTTCCATCATCTCGTCGCCGATGGCTGGACTGTCCGAATGCTGCTGCAGCACATAAACGATCACTATTTCGATCGACCCGTGCCGACGGACGCCGATCACCGGATGCTCCTGCACATGGTGGTATCGGCGAATCGGCACCGGCCCCCCTCCCTCGACCGTTCCCCGGCCACGCTGCTGCCACCACTCGATCCGGACGCACCCGCGGCGGGCCACGGGAACATCGATCTGACCCGCTCCGTCGAACCGGGGGCTGCTCGGCAGCTCCGGCGGGCCGCCGCCCGACGCGGTGTCACTCTGGCATCACTTGCCCACGCCGGCTGGGCACTGCTGCTCGGCCGGTCCGGTCGGCACGTGCGGTTCGGCAGTGTGGGACAACACCGTCCGGCGGGCCACGACGATGCGCCCGGCATGTACATCGAAACCCGCACGCTGGACGTGCGACTGCCCGCCGATGTCGACGTTCTGCTGAAGTCGATGCACAGCGCTCTGCGAACAGAGGCCGAATCCGATGTGCACGAACATGATCCAAATGATGCCGTCACGGCCGGTGTCGGTGCCATGTACGAGACCGCGGTGATCGTCGACGACGCGCGAGGAACCGGTTCGGCCGCAGAGTTTCTCGGTCGCCCCGTCGATGTGCTGTCTACCCGTGAACGCACGGGCCTTGCGCTGACCGTGTCGGTGATCGACCACGGCGGCGCGTCGGGCATCGAGGTGACCCTCAACTGCGATCTGGAGCAGGTGACCGAGCAGGACGGACACCGCATCCTGTGTGATCTTCTCGCGATCCTGGCCGAGCTCGCCGAGCCTGCCGATTCCACGGACCGACGCGTTCCCGATCTGCCCATCAGCACCACAGCCGACTCTGCACCGAGGAGTACACGTTGA
- a CDS encoding UbiA family prenyltransferase, which translates to MATASGTVGPSTASPSHVVAAGAPDRTLRSSIRSAWSEARPAVQIIFQLRIIAVVAVASLDAGAVPRWTAVALCCAGWLCITWSIYLLNGLADRVEDRLNGSTRPLARGTLDAGVARQLVPVLACAGVILCASAGRSVLVSALVMVALGFLYSAGPAPLKNRVWGVQVSVIGGGLATYTAGACAAGIGISPAVAVFAVVMSAWMGVGGLAKDLSDVEGDRAAGRSTLAMWSERGTCLIVASLAGIIAVGFAVSAFTVEERLLVPALALGCGVAAIGACAVAGRSRRWHPRTPYHAFMYSQYGAHTGALCMLL; encoded by the coding sequence ATGGCCACCGCTAGTGGAACAGTCGGTCCCAGCACTGCATCGCCGAGTCACGTTGTCGCTGCCGGTGCGCCCGATCGGACGCTGCGGTCGTCGATCCGCTCCGCCTGGTCCGAAGCTCGCCCCGCGGTGCAGATCATCTTCCAGCTTCGGATTATCGCGGTTGTCGCCGTGGCTTCTCTCGACGCCGGAGCTGTTCCCCGGTGGACGGCCGTCGCACTGTGCTGTGCGGGTTGGTTGTGCATCACGTGGTCGATCTATCTGCTCAACGGTCTTGCCGACCGCGTCGAGGATCGGTTGAACGGTTCCACGCGGCCACTTGCGCGGGGAACGCTCGATGCGGGAGTTGCTCGCCAGCTCGTCCCCGTTCTTGCGTGCGCGGGTGTGATTCTGTGCGCGTCGGCCGGCCGATCGGTCCTGGTGTCGGCGCTCGTCATGGTCGCCCTCGGCTTTCTGTACTCCGCCGGGCCCGCGCCGTTGAAGAACAGAGTGTGGGGAGTCCAGGTCTCGGTGATCGGAGGCGGACTTGCCACCTACACTGCCGGAGCCTGTGCGGCCGGCATCGGGATCTCGCCGGCCGTGGCCGTCTTCGCTGTCGTCATGTCCGCGTGGATGGGAGTCGGAGGTCTGGCCAAGGACCTGTCCGACGTCGAGGGCGACCGCGCCGCCGGACGGTCGACGCTGGCGATGTGGAGCGAACGCGGTACCTGTCTGATCGTCGCTTCGCTGGCCGGGATCATCGCCGTCGGCTTCGCCGTCTCGGCATTCACGGTGGAAGAACGTCTCCTCGTCCCCGCCCTCGCCTTGGGCTGTGGAGTAGCGGCGATAGGCGCATGCGCGGTCGCCGGACGATCGCGTCGATGGCATCCGCGTACCCCGTACCACGCCTTCATGTACTCGCAATACGGTGCGCACACGGGCGCGCTGTGCATGCTGCTGTGA